In candidate division KSB1 bacterium, the genomic stretch GAGGAGGGTGAAGATTCGTCGTGTCGCGCTACTGTGAATCGAGCACGCACTGCGCGCGCATCTGCTCCAGACGCTTCGGACCGATCCCGCTGACTTCCGTCAGCCCGTCGATGGAACCAAACGGCCCGTGCTGATCGCGATACTCGACAATGGCCGCCGCCAGCGTGGGGCCAATCCCGCGCAGCCGCTCCAGGTCTTGCGCCGTCGCGCTGTTGATATTGACCGGAGCATTCCGCGCCGCCGCCCGCGCGCGCAGCACCGAGTCGATCCGCGCCTGCATGATACTCGAACTACCCGGCACCACCGCTAACGGCAGCCGCGGAGCATGTCCCCACCGCTCCACAACACGCACGGTCGCGCCCACCAGAAACAGAATGGCCAGCAGCCAGACCAACGTGGCC encodes the following:
- a CDS encoding helix-hairpin-helix domain-containing protein encodes the protein MWRMEFRPATLVWLLAILFLVGATVRVVERWGHAPRLPLAVVPGSSSIMQARIDSVLRARAAARNAPVNINSATAQDLERLRGIGPTLAAAIVEYRDQHGPFGSIDGLTEVSGIGPKRLEQMRAQCVLDSQ